In the genome of Dama dama isolate Ldn47 chromosome 33, ASM3311817v1, whole genome shotgun sequence, the window TCTTCAAAGATAGTTTCAAATATTTTGCTTGGGGAAAAAACACCCATTccaattttaattatcatttttagAACATGTTATCTTAGAgtgtttgaaataaaatttcttctCATTACTTTTCATTCTTATTTGTCAATCACACAGTCTTTCACAACCATTTTGCAGCAAAACATTTAAATCAATGATTATTAGTGCACATAATAAAGGAAGTAGacaacagatttttttctctcctatttcTCCAGTTAAAGTAGAATTCAGTATATTATTCTTCTATGGGAATATATGCTTGTGCTAAATATTTTTAGGGTAACCCACTTCTTACAATGAACTTATGAAATAGCATTTCTTCCATGCAGGATCACTTAAAAGTTGCTCTCCCTTTAGACGGACTCAGTTGGCCTCTCTTTTCCTTGGATTCATTGCTAGGCTACCATAATCCTTCATTATTTGCACTTAATGAGTTGAATCTCCTCTATCAGGCATGTAGACTTTGTCTTAACAAGTGGCATGCACTGGGGTAGGTACACATTAGAAAACTGTCGTGGGAagtgtgataatctctatttttctattaaataattatattctTCAGTACAAATAGAAGCAGCACTTGAGTGAATGAAAATGCAGAGGtcattaaaaatagaacagaatCTGGAAGGGTAACATGAAGACTTTCTAATTGTTCCTAGGTGATTTGGAAATATGATAGAAATATGTCTACTAGAAAGATTTGCAGAAGGAAGAgctatttatttactctttttccCACTTCCAGATTTTCAGTTAAGAATATGTCCAGGTTGTGTTTATGCCATTTTTCGCAAGATGTTATATAATGGTTAGTGAGTAATTAAACTTATTCCTTAATCCATGCCAACattcgtatatatatatatatttcctgcaATAATTAAAGATAAACACAATACATTTGATAATTTTTGACATACAAAAATGTCATAAAAACTTATATTGGTTACTTGCTATGTCTTATCTACTAGTACTGTTTTATAGTCCTGGGAAGAATACTAAATACTTTGCATATTGTAGTTATTTGCTTCCACTCCACCAAATACTAACATTATGTTAACAAGAATTTCCACGGCTCATTATCTAGACCAAGCGTTCATGAAATATAATAAACTCTGAGTATATGCAAtattatgaaaaacagaaaagcaaatagaCTTGTTATTCTGAAAGACAGTATTATAAGTACCAATGGAGTGGCAAAGACGCTTTGCTGAGCCTCTGAGGTTCAGAGATGCCAATAAACAGAGGAAACAATATAAATTCAAAACCTATGGTTACTATACAATCCCCAGTGAAAACCAACTAAAAACAAGGGTTTgatttacttaaatatttaacaaaaatttattgCAAGAGATATTTTTCACTGAATTTACAGTTTCAAGGAACATGGTACAAAACATAGTGCCATCAGCTTTGTCTAAACATTAAATAGGTGCAAAtacacaaagattaaaaaaaatgaagggcaTACTTTACAACATAAATTACAgtactataaatatattttatatacattatacatactCTTAAGACATCATTTTGATATACAGCATAGATTATATTGATTTTCAAACTATTCAGTGccttaataatattatatatcagaAGCTTAAGAATTTATTTGCATCATTACACTTATAGTAAGTGATTTCGTATCAATGAAGCCATTTTTAGCTAGTTTATGTCCACCATTTAAGTAGGCTATTATCCACTTAATGAGCATGAACACATGTGGCAGTAGTTTTCACATGGATATTTTCTTTGCCTCTCATGGTGATAACTAGAACAGGGGCTGCAGTGGGATGACGGTAGGGTGTGGGGAGAGCAGGGACGGGAAGAGGGCGTGGGGCAGAGGTGGGAAAGCCAGGTGGCCAGGGTGAAGGACTGAAGCTGGCATGACTGGCATCTGAGGAGGAGCAACAAAAGTTGGCTGACCCCCGTGACAAAGCCTTGGTCCTACTGGTCCTACTGAGAGCTGAGGTAATGATGTTCTGGTGAGAGCCGGGACCTGGGACAGAAACTGTTGGTGTGGTTGAAGCACTTTAAAGGTTCCGGCAGCTGCAGCTGCCGCCGCGGCTGCAGCAGCGGCCGCATGCTGCTGTAAAACGGTGTGGTGGATGGCGGTGACGGAGGCAGAACACAGGGGCTGCTGCAAGGGCAAGGGCTGCAGAGGTGTGCTGGGGGGCGGGAGGGCGGCTGGAGGAAAAGTGAACTTGACCTTGTTGGCCAGCATGCTGGGCGGCATGATGTGCTGGTACACTTCACACGGTAGGTTCTTGAACTTGTCATGGTTTTCTATCGGAATCAATAATGCCTGTTCTGGTAAAGCTAAGGGAGCCAGGATCTGCTCTGTCGTTACAAAGGTATGGCCACTGACGTGTGCTTCTTTGAATGGCAACGGTGGTTGCGCATTAAGGATTCCTGAATTAAAACACAGCCACTCAGTCGATGCCTCATTCATCTTGCCTTGTGGAAGGGCTTCAGCCAGTTCATAATGACAAAGGTATGATTTAGGTTGTGACTGTCTTAAGTTCCTTTCAACACTAGGCACCTTGAAGGGAATTTGCTTTTCATTGATGTTTGTGTCCTCacttctttctttgtgttcaaGCAAGGTACTGTCCATTCCTTCTTTTGCAGGGGCACTAACTGTATAGGCTGGTGTGGCGGGTTCACTGGAAATCTCTGACAGTTCCCCAGAAGAGGTCTCCATTACAACCTGCTTGGTTTCCTCATTGGTTGCAGAAGCAAGAGGACTGCTGATGGGCAAAACCAGTTTATTTTCTACTTGGTCTAGTTGTTCTGAGTTCCTTTTGACATCTGCAGTTTCCTGTggttttacttcctcttttccatcttcACTTATTATTTTATCCCGGTAATGTAAGGAAGAATTGTCTTTCTTGGGATCATCTGTTTTCTCTTTGAGTTCCAAAGCTTCAAAACCCACATGgaatctgcttctttttctcctctgtttcctcttAGGTTTGCAAGGAGCAGAAGCATGACGTGACCTCAAGAATTCTTCTGGCAGATAATTCTGTCGATTTAAACTTTCATCTGAAGAATAAGAATATGAATGTTGTCTACGCTTTCGATGGCATCTTTCTGATTCATTAATGAGAGAATTATAACCTCTTTTAACAGCCTGGCTCTGACTCatgcatttcatttcattctgaaGAACTAGGCATCTGTGATCATGACTACAGCCGGACATTTTAGCTTTCCAACTACAGTATGTTCTGGAGTATGTTAAATTACGTTTTGCAGAATGTAGCATTGTTGAATTGGACTGTCCATTTAAGACAACTGAACTGTTTTTACAGTAGTTTTTAGAActgataatattattattattgtattcaGTGTTCCAGGTTTTAcatgtttcttcattttcacttaaGTATATGGATGTTGATTTGGGCCTTTTATCAGGTAATTGCTGTGAGTCCAATAGTTGCTCTGCAGCTAAATACtgtttttctgaaattgtttCCAGTAGATTTTTCCTAGTTGTATCAGTGTaactattttctgtttccatgttgAAACGAGTTTCTGATTCTTTGGTTTTCGCTCCATAATTATGGtgacataattttctttttttctttcttctacttttatGGAACCAGTGTTCATGAGTATTTTTCAATCTTATTTTGTTGTGTTTCCCATCTAGAGCATCTCGCTTTATCTGACTTTTagtaaaagtatatttttttgtttttttgatcttacaggaaatatttttatacttctGACCCAAACTCTCATTTTTTCCAGAATCACAGCTATTGGAGACAGTATCATCAGTCAAATGAGAAGTGACTTGGGTACGTCCATTTCTGCTACCTCCAATTTCACGATCAGTGAGTCCTGCCATAGATGTATCCTTGCAATCCAAAACTGGGTTCTTGTAAATTTCTTCTCCCTTCTGTGGAGAAGAAAGATCACTTAAGGGCAGCTTATTTTTATCTAGCTTGCTGTTTAATTTAGTGGACTTGAAGTCAAAACAGAGAGGATTACAGCTATAGGAAATTGATGGTTGAGTGGTGGTGTATGTCAGCATTTCTGATGGCCACTGAAGAACTGTGGATCCATCTTTGTTAAGTACGGGTATAAATGGCTCACATGGTCTtttatataaatctttttttttatgtaaGGTTATATTATCCTCTTCAGAATTTACAGGGGTCAACATGTCCAGAccgtgatttttattttcaacttcaATCGTGGATGTCACAACAGTTTCCTTGGTGGTAGCTTGCAAAGACATGTTGTCATTAGCCACATCAAGAACTATGGATTTATTTCCTAGCAATTCAGAAGTGTTACCATTTATAGGTATGTCTTCATTAATAAGAACATCTTCTGGTGAAATCTGATCTGCTGAAGGGACTGAATGTTGACAATTATCTGCATCAGATGATGAAGGGAGCTGAAACTGGcaaaatggaggtaataataaTGGATCTTTTTCACTAGAAACTTCTTTCATCTCTTGAGTTTGAGCAGTTTCTTTGTCAGTGCACATTCCCTCTGGTGGATGAAAAGAGTTTGCTTTCTCCACGGAATTCAAAAGCACATCTGTTGGTGAAGATAGTTGAAGATGACAAGCACCCGGGACAAATCTACTTTTTCTGCTAAATCCTTTTTCCACAGAGGCATCATCATTGTATTCAGAGAAGGCTGCAGCTGAGGACTCCAGTTTCACggatgttttctttggaaatgcaaaagaaaagccAATTTTGTGTCTGTGAATCCCCTGGGCTTGATCTTCAAATTGGTTATTTTTGGCCGTATAACTCTCTGTGCTTTCT includes:
- the ZNF804A gene encoding zinc finger protein 804A; this translates as MECYYIVISSTHLSNGHFRNIKGVFRGPLSKNGNKTLDYAEKENTIAKALEDLKANFYCELCDKQYYKHQEFDNHINSYDHAHKQRLKELKQREFARNVASKSRKDERKQEKALQRLHKLAELRKETVCAPGSGPMFKSTTVTVRENCSEISQRAVVDSVNNQEDFKCTLIHSQEKAKDVTTLAADPESTESYTAKNNQFEDQAQGIHRHKIGFSFAFPKKTSVKLESSAAAFSEYNDDASVEKGFSRKSRFVPGACHLQLSSPTDVLLNSVEKANSFHPPEGMCTDKETAQTQEMKEVSSEKDPLLLPPFCQFQLPSSSDADNCQHSVPSADQISPEDVLINEDIPINGNTSELLGNKSIVLDVANDNMSLQATTKETVVTSTIEVENKNHGLDMLTPVNSEEDNITLHKKKDLYKRPCEPFIPVLNKDGSTVLQWPSEMLTYTTTQPSISYSCNPLCFDFKSTKLNSKLDKNKLPLSDLSSPQKGEEIYKNPVLDCKDTSMAGLTDREIGGSRNGRTQVTSHLTDDTVSNSCDSGKNESLGQKYKNISCKIKKTKKYTFTKSQIKRDALDGKHNKIRLKNTHEHWFHKSRRKKKRKLCHHNYGAKTKESETRFNMETENSYTDTTRKNLLETISEKQYLAAEQLLDSQQLPDKRPKSTSIYLSENEETCKTWNTEYNNNNIISSKNYCKNSSVVLNGQSNSTMLHSAKRNLTYSRTYCSWKAKMSGCSHDHRCLVLQNEMKCMSQSQAVKRGYNSLINESERCHRKRRQHSYSYSSDESLNRQNYLPEEFLRSRHASAPCKPKRKQRRKRSRFHVGFEALELKEKTDDPKKDNSSLHYRDKIISEDGKEEVKPQETADVKRNSEQLDQVENKLVLPISSPLASATNEETKQVVMETSSGELSEISSEPATPAYTVSAPAKEGMDSTLLEHKERSEDTNINEKQIPFKVPSVERNLRQSQPKSYLCHYELAEALPQGKMNEASTEWLCFNSGILNAQPPLPFKEAHVSGHTFVTTEQILAPLALPEQALLIPIENHDKFKNLPCEVYQHIMPPSMLANKVKFTFPPAALPPPSTPLQPLPLQQPLCSASVTAIHHTVLQQHAAAAAAAAAAAAAGTFKVLQPHQQFLSQVPALTRTSLPQLSVGPVGPRLCHGGQPTFVAPPQMPVMPASVLHPGHLAFPPLPHALFPSLLSPHPTVIPLQPLF